In one Mucilaginibacter ginsenosidivorax genomic region, the following are encoded:
- a CDS encoding winged helix-turn-helix transcriptional regulator encodes MATININGNIQEASCDQELAAIKDSLEILGGKWKLRIMRHLNNHVGEKNTFKKLQREIEGISAKMLSKELQDLEMNLLVSRTVMDTRPVTVNYSITDYGLSVFPVTETLVQWGLNHRQKIKA; translated from the coding sequence ATGGCTACTATAAATATCAACGGGAATATACAGGAAGCAAGCTGCGACCAGGAATTGGCGGCCATTAAAGACAGCCTGGAAATATTGGGCGGAAAATGGAAATTGCGCATTATGCGGCACCTGAATAACCATGTTGGCGAGAAAAACACATTTAAAAAACTTCAGCGCGAAATTGAAGGAATTTCGGCCAAGATGCTGTCTAAAGAATTGCAGGACCTGGAAATGAACCTGCTTGTTTCCAGAACAGTGATGGATACCAGGCCTGTTACCGTAAATTATTCTATCACCGATTATGGGCTGAGTGTTTTCCCGGTTACAGAAACATTGGTGCAGTGGGGTTTAAACCACAGGCAAAAAATAAAAGCCTGA
- a CDS encoding PhzF family phenazine biosynthesis protein — protein MKKLDYYVLDVFTDQKYKGNQLSVVYTDDELELSQYHAISREFGYSETSFVNYSTTENALKVRSFTPAEFEVVGAGHNLLGAVCLALIKGWDIFKHQDGPPSVIIKDTRIPLQVTEHGGLPYVAMKQQPARIITELPAGEVAKAIGLDLEDLELNNWKINVVETEVAHLMVPVKDLDALQRAVPDKALLKQLSANYQFEGFYLFTTNGQDGGYIAESRFFNPGIGIDEDPATGTAAGPLAGYLEKLGHIKQGQDYRILQGTAVKHPSSIHIKVEDDGIWVSGSSVIVMEGIIYL, from the coding sequence ATGAAAAAACTTGATTATTACGTGCTGGATGTATTTACCGATCAGAAATATAAAGGCAACCAACTCTCGGTAGTTTATACCGATGATGAACTTGAGCTGAGCCAGTACCATGCCATTTCCCGGGAATTTGGCTACTCCGAAACTTCATTCGTAAATTATTCAACAACCGAAAACGCGCTGAAGGTACGCTCGTTTACCCCGGCAGAATTTGAGGTAGTAGGCGCCGGCCATAACCTGCTGGGCGCGGTGTGCCTGGCTTTGATAAAAGGTTGGGATATTTTTAAACACCAGGATGGGCCTCCGTCTGTAATAATCAAGGATACAAGAATCCCCTTGCAGGTTACTGAACACGGCGGGCTTCCGTACGTGGCCATGAAACAGCAGCCCGCCAGGATAATAACAGAATTGCCTGCCGGGGAGGTTGCAAAGGCTATTGGATTGGATTTAGAAGATTTAGAATTAAACAACTGGAAAATCAACGTTGTTGAAACAGAAGTTGCCCACCTGATGGTCCCGGTAAAAGATCTGGACGCATTACAACGCGCGGTGCCCGATAAGGCACTTTTAAAACAACTCTCTGCAAATTACCAATTTGAGGGCTTTTACCTGTTTACCACAAATGGCCAGGATGGTGGCTATATTGCCGAAAGCCGCTTTTTTAACCCTGGTATTGGAATTGATGAAGACCCTGCAACAGGAACAGCTGCCGGGCCCCTGGCTGGTTACCTGGAAAAGCTGGGACATATTAAGCAAGGGCAGGATTATAGAATATTGCAGGGCACAGCCGTTAAGCACCCATCGTCAATCCATATCAAAGTTGAGGACGATGGCATTTGGGTAAGCGGCTCGTCGGTTATTGTCATGGAAGGCATCATATACCTGTAA